In a single window of the Cygnus olor isolate bCygOlo1 chromosome 5, bCygOlo1.pri.v2, whole genome shotgun sequence genome:
- the BTBD6 gene encoding BTB/POZ domain-containing protein 6 isoform X1 yields MPLPHGCLNGRIMKCLTFFLLLPETLKKSKKSVRPNGKVPGCYEIVPLALKKKMAAELYPASANTNIANSNAAATAANSKKNALQLQQSAQPPPPPQLQNLNNNNLESANWQSFHPTLRERNALMFNNELMADVHFIVGPPGASKKVPAHKYVLAVGSSVFYAMFYGDLAEVKSEIHIPDVEPAAFLILLKYMYSDEIDLEADTVLATLYAAKKYIVPALAKACVNFLETSLEAKNACVLLSQSRLFEEPELTQRCWEVIDAQAEMALKSEGFCEIDQQTLEIIVTREALNTKEVVVFEAVLNWAEAECKRQGLPVTPRNKRNVLGKALYLVRIPTMTLEEFANGAAQSDILTLEETHNIFLWYTAANKPKLEFPLTKRKGLVPQRCHRFQSSAYRSNQWRYRGRCDSIQFAVDKRIFIAGLGLYGSSCGKAEYSVKIELKRLGVVLAQNLTKFTSDGSSNTFSVWFEHPVQVEQDTFYNVSAILDGNELSYFGQEGMTEVQCGKVTFQFQCSSDSTNGTGVQGGQIPELIFYA; encoded by the exons ATGCCACTGCCCCATGGTTGCCTCAATGGCAGGATCATGAagtgtttgactttttttcttctgcttccagaGACCTTAAAGAAGTCCAAAAAGAGCGTGAGGCCAAACGGCAAGGTGCCAGGATGCTATGAGATAGTGCCCCTGGCCCTGAAGAAGAAGATGGCTGCAGAACTTTACCCTGCCAGCGCCAACACCAACATCGCCAACAGCAACGCCGCCGCCACCGCTGCCAACAGCAAGAAGAACgcgctgcagctccagcagagcGCCcagccgcccccgccgccccagCTCCAGAacctcaacaacaacaacttggAGAGCGCCAACTGGCAGTCCTTCCACCCCACGCTGCGCGAGAG GAACGCGCTGATGTTCAATAACGAACTCATGGCTGACGTCCACTTCATCGTGGGCCCGCCAGGGGCATCCAAGAAAGTTCCTGCCCATAAG TACGTTTTGGCAGTCGGTAGCTCTGTCTTCTACGCTATGTTTTATGGTGATCTCGCAGAGGTCAAATCTGAAATCCATATACCAGATGTGGAACCTGCAGCCTTTCTAATCCTATTAAA atACATGTATAGTGATGAAATAGACCTGGAAGCTGACACAGTTCTGGCTACGCTGTATGCTGCCAAGAAGTACATCGTGCCAGCCCTAGCAAAGGCTTGCGTCAATTTTCTGGAGACTAGTTTAGAGGCGAAGAACGCTTGCGTTCTGCTGTCTCAGAGCAGGCTCTTTGAGGAGCCAGAGCTGACACAGCGCTGCTGGGAGGTGATTGATGCTCAAGCAGAAATGGCACTGAAGTCAGAAGGCTTCTGTGAGATAGATCAACAGACGCTAGAGATCATTGTAACCCGGGAGGCGCTAAACACCAAGGAAGTGGTAGTTTTCGAGGCCGTTCTCAACTGGGCAGAAGCTGAATGCAAAAGGCAAGGGCTGCCGGTTACGCCACGCAACAAGAGGAATGTATTAGGAAAAGCGCTGTACTTGGTGCGGATTCCCACTATGACTCTGGAAGAGTTTGCCAACGGAGCTGCCCAGTCAGACATCCTCACCCTTGAGGAAACACACAACATATTCCTATGGTACACGGCtgcaaacaaacccaaactTGAGTTTCCCCTGACGAAAAGGAAAGGACTCGTACCTCAGCGATGCCATCGATTTCAGTCGTCCGCGTACCGCAGTAACCAGTGGAGGTACAGAGGGCGGTGTGACAGTATTCAGTTTGCCGTAGACAAACGGATATTTATAGCAGGACTGGGATTGTATGGGTCAAGTTGTGGCAAAGCTGAATACAGCGTCAAAATCGAACTGAAGCGCTTAGGAGTTGTCCTTGCTCAAAATCTGACAAAGTTTACCTCTGACGGGTCCAGTAATACCTTCTCTGTGTGGTTTGAACACCCTGTGCAGGTTGAGCAGGACACGTTTTACAATGTAAGTGCTATTCTCGACGGCAATGAACTCAGTTACTTTGGGCAAGAGGGAATGACTGAAGTTCAGTGTGGAAAAGTGACATTCCAGTTCCAGTGCTCCTCGGACAGTACCAATGGAACTGGAGTACAAGGAGGACAGATACCTGAGCTCATTTTCTATGCATGA
- the BTBD6 gene encoding BTB/POZ domain-containing protein 6 isoform X2, which yields MAAELYPASANTNIANSNAAATAANSKKNALQLQQSAQPPPPPQLQNLNNNNLESANWQSFHPTLRERNALMFNNELMADVHFIVGPPGASKKVPAHKYVLAVGSSVFYAMFYGDLAEVKSEIHIPDVEPAAFLILLKYMYSDEIDLEADTVLATLYAAKKYIVPALAKACVNFLETSLEAKNACVLLSQSRLFEEPELTQRCWEVIDAQAEMALKSEGFCEIDQQTLEIIVTREALNTKEVVVFEAVLNWAEAECKRQGLPVTPRNKRNVLGKALYLVRIPTMTLEEFANGAAQSDILTLEETHNIFLWYTAANKPKLEFPLTKRKGLVPQRCHRFQSSAYRSNQWRYRGRCDSIQFAVDKRIFIAGLGLYGSSCGKAEYSVKIELKRLGVVLAQNLTKFTSDGSSNTFSVWFEHPVQVEQDTFYNVSAILDGNELSYFGQEGMTEVQCGKVTFQFQCSSDSTNGTGVQGGQIPELIFYA from the exons ATGGCTGCAGAACTTTACCCTGCCAGCGCCAACACCAACATCGCCAACAGCAACGCCGCCGCCACCGCTGCCAACAGCAAGAAGAACgcgctgcagctccagcagagcGCCcagccgcccccgccgccccagCTCCAGAacctcaacaacaacaacttggAGAGCGCCAACTGGCAGTCCTTCCACCCCACGCTGCGCGAGAG GAACGCGCTGATGTTCAATAACGAACTCATGGCTGACGTCCACTTCATCGTGGGCCCGCCAGGGGCATCCAAGAAAGTTCCTGCCCATAAG TACGTTTTGGCAGTCGGTAGCTCTGTCTTCTACGCTATGTTTTATGGTGATCTCGCAGAGGTCAAATCTGAAATCCATATACCAGATGTGGAACCTGCAGCCTTTCTAATCCTATTAAA atACATGTATAGTGATGAAATAGACCTGGAAGCTGACACAGTTCTGGCTACGCTGTATGCTGCCAAGAAGTACATCGTGCCAGCCCTAGCAAAGGCTTGCGTCAATTTTCTGGAGACTAGTTTAGAGGCGAAGAACGCTTGCGTTCTGCTGTCTCAGAGCAGGCTCTTTGAGGAGCCAGAGCTGACACAGCGCTGCTGGGAGGTGATTGATGCTCAAGCAGAAATGGCACTGAAGTCAGAAGGCTTCTGTGAGATAGATCAACAGACGCTAGAGATCATTGTAACCCGGGAGGCGCTAAACACCAAGGAAGTGGTAGTTTTCGAGGCCGTTCTCAACTGGGCAGAAGCTGAATGCAAAAGGCAAGGGCTGCCGGTTACGCCACGCAACAAGAGGAATGTATTAGGAAAAGCGCTGTACTTGGTGCGGATTCCCACTATGACTCTGGAAGAGTTTGCCAACGGAGCTGCCCAGTCAGACATCCTCACCCTTGAGGAAACACACAACATATTCCTATGGTACACGGCtgcaaacaaacccaaactTGAGTTTCCCCTGACGAAAAGGAAAGGACTCGTACCTCAGCGATGCCATCGATTTCAGTCGTCCGCGTACCGCAGTAACCAGTGGAGGTACAGAGGGCGGTGTGACAGTATTCAGTTTGCCGTAGACAAACGGATATTTATAGCAGGACTGGGATTGTATGGGTCAAGTTGTGGCAAAGCTGAATACAGCGTCAAAATCGAACTGAAGCGCTTAGGAGTTGTCCTTGCTCAAAATCTGACAAAGTTTACCTCTGACGGGTCCAGTAATACCTTCTCTGTGTGGTTTGAACACCCTGTGCAGGTTGAGCAGGACACGTTTTACAATGTAAGTGCTATTCTCGACGGCAATGAACTCAGTTACTTTGGGCAAGAGGGAATGACTGAAGTTCAGTGTGGAAAAGTGACATTCCAGTTCCAGTGCTCCTCGGACAGTACCAATGGAACTGGAGTACAAGGAGGACAGATACCTGAGCTCATTTTCTATGCATGA